The Dokdonella koreensis DS-123 genome has a segment encoding these proteins:
- a CDS encoding MerR family transcriptional regulator: MKTLPSPSMTIGALARASGVGIDAIRFYEREGLLPRPARRASGYRDYPLDTVRRLRFIRRAKALGFSLEEIGELLALSSDHEHGVEGIRQRAATRLRMIDERIAELQRVRQGLQALVGQCPGEGSPDRCPILQALGDEDSAPATLSSSLPERPSR, from the coding sequence ATGAAGACCCTCCCTTCCCCCTCCATGACGATCGGTGCGCTGGCGCGGGCCAGCGGCGTCGGCATCGATGCGATCCGCTTCTACGAACGCGAAGGCCTGTTGCCGCGGCCGGCCCGGCGCGCCTCGGGCTACCGCGACTATCCGCTCGATACCGTGCGCCGCCTACGCTTCATCCGGCGCGCGAAAGCGCTCGGCTTCAGCCTCGAGGAGATCGGCGAACTGCTGGCGCTGTCGTCCGATCACGAGCACGGCGTCGAGGGCATCCGCCAGCGGGCCGCCACGCGCCTGCGGATGATCGACGAGCGCATCGCCGAGCTTCAGCGTGTCCGCCAGGGCCTGCAGGCCCTGGTGGGGCAATGTCCCGGCGAGGGATCGCCCGACCGCTGCCCGATCCTGCAGGCGCTGGGCGACGAGGACAGCGCCCCGGCCACCCTCTCTTCTTCCCTCCCCGAACGGCCTTCCCGATGA
- a CDS encoding copper resistance protein B — MKPRSACIALAIAAAVATMVPAGPAAATDPVDSAKTPAAKHGASKDHSTKDHASTDHSSMDHSSMDHSSMDHSSTDHSSMDHSSMDHSSMDHSSMDHSSMDHASMDHASMDHSSMDHSSMDHSSMDHASMDHASHGSPAGPVMPPVSDADRAAAFPDLGGMRMSDHMDDDPVLAYLAFDRLEWQDADGGASAWAAKAWIGRSFDRVWLRSEGERSGGRLEDAQVELLWGHAVHPWWDLMVGVRHDFKPGASRDWLAFGVQGLAPYKFETQATAYVGNGGRLAATLEAEYELLLTNRLILQPLVEAKLYSRTDRARGTGSGLDTLEAGLRLRYEIRREIAPYVGVAWHRRYGTGADLARGHGEPVEDTRLVAGIRFWF, encoded by the coding sequence ATGAAACCGCGCAGCGCCTGCATCGCCCTGGCGATCGCCGCGGCCGTGGCGACGATGGTCCCCGCCGGCCCGGCCGCCGCCACCGATCCGGTGGATTCCGCGAAGACCCCGGCCGCGAAACACGGTGCCTCGAAGGACCATTCCACGAAGGACCACGCCTCGACGGATCACTCCTCGATGGATCACTCCTCGATGGATCACTCCTCGATGGATCACTCCTCGACGGATCACTCCTCGATGGATCACTCCTCGATGGATCACTCCTCGATGGATCACTCCTCGATGGATCACTCCTCGATGGATCACGCCTCGATGGATCACGCCTCGATGGATCATTCCTCGATGGATCATTCCTCGATGGATCATTCCTCGATGGATCACGCCTCGATGGACCACGCCTCGCACGGTTCACCGGCGGGTCCGGTCATGCCGCCGGTCAGCGATGCCGATCGCGCGGCGGCCTTCCCGGACCTCGGCGGCATGCGCATGAGCGACCACATGGACGACGATCCGGTCCTGGCCTACCTGGCCTTCGACCGCCTCGAATGGCAGGACGCCGACGGCGGCGCGTCGGCCTGGGCGGCCAAGGCCTGGATCGGCCGCAGCTTCGACCGGGTCTGGCTGCGCAGCGAGGGCGAGCGCAGCGGCGGCCGGCTGGAGGACGCCCAGGTCGAACTGCTCTGGGGACATGCCGTGCACCCCTGGTGGGACCTCATGGTCGGCGTCCGGCACGACTTCAAGCCGGGAGCCTCGCGCGACTGGCTTGCGTTCGGCGTCCAGGGATTGGCGCCGTACAAGTTCGAGACCCAGGCCACTGCCTATGTCGGCAACGGCGGCCGTCTCGCCGCGACGCTGGAGGCCGAGTACGAGCTGCTGCTGACCAACCGGCTGATCCTGCAGCCGCTGGTCGAGGCGAAGCTGTATTCGCGCACCGACCGCGCACGCGGCACCGGATCGGGCCTCGACACGCTGGAGGCGGGCCTGCGCCTGCGCTACGAGATCCGGCGCGAGATCGCCCCCTACGTCGGCGTGGCCTGGCACCGCCGCTATGGCACCGGCGCGGACCTGGCGCGCGGGCACGGCGAGCCCGTGGAGGACACGCGCCTGGTGGCCGGCATCCGCTTCTGGTTCTGA
- a CDS encoding copper resistance system multicopper oxidase, which translates to MKHPVFPSLPDGGLDLRRRRFVQGLALGGAAGLGLMRVPAFARTGASAPTALTGSVIDLSIGELPVDFTGRARRAVTVNGSLPAPLLRFTEGDSVTIRVRNTLDEDTSIHWHGIILPANMDGVPGFSFHGIRPRETFTYRYTLRQSGTYWYHSHSGFQEQKGLYGPLIVDPREPDPVRSDREHVILLSDWTDEDPYRIFAKLRKNAEYYNRNKRTVGDAIADIRRQGWGATLDDRRLWGAMRMSPTDLADVGALTYTYLANGVTPAGNWTGLFRPGERVRLRFINGSAMTFFDVRIPGLKMTVVAADGQNVHPVTVDEFRIGVAETYDVMVEPSGQDAYTIFAQSMDRGGYARATLAVRDGLAAPVPAPDPRPLLTMADMGHGGHGGHGGHGTATAPGMDHASHGTAHAGMDHAAMGHGAMRGGQAAAAGMQAHPDSERGNPGVDMQTMTPSPRLDDPGIGLRGNGRRVLTYADLRSRFADPDGRDPGRTLELHLTGHMERYIWSFDGIRFGDAEPLRLTYGERLRIVLVNDTMMEHPIHLHGLWSDLEDADGAFMVRKHTVNMPPGTRRSYRVTADALGRWAYHCHLLYHMDAGMFREVRVEEARP; encoded by the coding sequence GTGAAACACCCCGTTTTCCCGAGCCTGCCCGATGGCGGCCTCGACCTGCGCCGGCGGCGCTTCGTACAAGGCCTGGCGCTCGGAGGCGCCGCAGGCCTGGGCCTGATGCGCGTACCGGCGTTCGCCCGGACCGGTGCCTCGGCACCCACGGCCCTGACCGGCTCGGTGATCGACCTGTCGATCGGCGAGCTGCCGGTCGACTTCACCGGCCGTGCACGGCGCGCGGTCACCGTCAACGGCTCGCTGCCCGCGCCGCTGCTGCGGTTCACCGAGGGCGACAGCGTCACCATCCGCGTCCGCAACACGCTCGACGAGGACACCTCCATCCACTGGCACGGCATCATCCTGCCGGCGAACATGGACGGCGTGCCGGGCTTCAGCTTCCACGGCATCCGCCCGCGCGAGACGTTCACCTACCGCTACACGCTGCGCCAGAGCGGCACCTACTGGTACCACAGCCATTCCGGCTTCCAGGAGCAGAAGGGCCTCTACGGCCCGCTGATCGTCGACCCGCGCGAGCCCGACCCGGTGCGCAGCGATCGCGAGCACGTGATCCTGCTGTCGGACTGGACCGACGAGGACCCGTACCGGATCTTCGCCAAGCTGCGCAAGAACGCCGAGTACTACAACCGCAACAAACGCACGGTGGGCGATGCGATCGCCGACATCCGCCGCCAGGGCTGGGGTGCCACGCTCGACGACCGCCGGCTGTGGGGGGCGATGCGGATGTCGCCGACCGACCTCGCCGACGTCGGCGCCCTGACCTACACCTACCTGGCCAACGGCGTGACGCCGGCCGGCAACTGGACCGGCCTGTTCCGTCCGGGCGAGCGCGTGCGGCTGCGTTTCATCAACGGCTCGGCGATGACGTTCTTCGACGTCCGAATCCCCGGCCTCAAGATGACCGTGGTCGCCGCCGACGGCCAGAACGTCCATCCGGTGACGGTGGACGAATTCCGCATCGGCGTGGCCGAGACCTACGACGTCATGGTCGAGCCGTCCGGGCAGGACGCCTACACGATATTCGCGCAGTCGATGGACCGCGGCGGCTATGCGCGGGCGACGCTGGCGGTCCGGGACGGCCTGGCCGCGCCGGTGCCGGCGCCCGACCCGCGGCCGCTGCTGACGATGGCCGACATGGGTCACGGCGGGCATGGCGGGCATGGCGGGCATGGAACGGCAACGGCCCCGGGCATGGACCACGCCTCGCACGGCACGGCCCATGCCGGCATGGACCACGCGGCCATGGGTCACGGTGCGATGCGCGGCGGCCAGGCCGCCGCCGCGGGCATGCAGGCACACCCGGACAGCGAACGCGGCAACCCCGGCGTGGACATGCAGACGATGACACCCTCGCCGCGCCTGGATGATCCGGGCATCGGCCTGCGCGGCAACGGCCGCCGGGTGCTGACCTATGCCGACCTCCGGAGCCGGTTCGCCGATCCGGACGGGCGCGATCCCGGACGAACGCTCGAACTGCACCTGACCGGCCACATGGAACGCTACATCTGGTCGTTCGACGGCATCCGCTTCGGCGACGCCGAACCGTTGCGCCTGACCTACGGCGAACGGCTGCGCATCGTGCTGGTCAACGACACGATGATGGAGCATCCGATCCATCTGCACGGCCTGTGGAGCGACCTGGAGGATGCCGATGGCGCCTTCATGGTGCGCAAGCACACCGTCAACATGCCGCCGGGCACGCGGCGCAGCTATCGCGTGACGGCCGACGCGCTCGGACGCTGGGCCTACCACTGCCACCTGCTCTACCACATGGACGCCGGCATGTTCCGCGAGGTACGCGTCGAGGAGGCACGGCCATGA
- a CDS encoding DUF1244 domain-containing protein — translation MSDITTEIEAAAFRRLLEHLDRRKDVQNIDLMILAGFCRNCLADWYREAAEARGVEIGREQARERIYGEPFAEWKARHQPEATPEQLAAFEAARKQAH, via the coding sequence ATGAGCGACATCACCACCGAGATCGAAGCGGCCGCGTTCCGCCGCCTGCTCGAGCACCTGGACCGGCGCAAGGACGTGCAGAACATCGACCTGATGATCCTGGCCGGCTTCTGCCGCAACTGCCTGGCCGACTGGTACCGGGAGGCGGCCGAGGCCCGCGGCGTGGAGATCGGCCGCGAGCAGGCGCGCGAACGGATCTACGGCGAGCCGTTCGCCGAATGGAAGGCACGCCATCAGCCCGAAGCCACGCCCGAGCAGCTCGCCGCGTTCGAGGCGGCGCGCAAGCAGGCCCATTGA
- a CDS encoding M12 family metallo-peptidase: MRALILNLLLASCCSAVAADRPGTSLLDQATRERLAQAPAGTTVELAAFPLGPDASGPIRFRRIEIYAADARIYVVDADGTREIPRSRRVHLLGASADGATRVGLSFDPASAEPPTGSGTGPAGPFILTARRDGGDWALQAVSPEAALPEGVAPVFTPNEDTAIGPEYVAPVLDLAGAVPTGTGYASVAVVAVDTDTELLAERFSGNTVQATAWIADLFAQMNITYQRDLNVALKQGTTFLRTANDPYNNTDSPASQAQLTEFGNYWQANYSAGATAVARGFAMLLSGKSPSGNSASGIAWLNAYCRTTSSGGSYSVNQVFTNPGIGIPLSAFIVGHELGHNFGAHHTHCASTSNGSGPTGTNTIDRCFNGESGCYTGTPTCPASGPGAPRGSLMSYCHIGAPNGANCGQNELQFHPTHAIQLRSLVAANTPSCLRSELIFANGFQ; the protein is encoded by the coding sequence ATGCGCGCACTGATTCTGAACCTGCTGCTGGCGAGCTGCTGCAGCGCCGTCGCCGCCGACCGTCCCGGCACCTCGCTGCTCGATCAGGCCACGCGCGAGCGGCTCGCGCAGGCGCCGGCCGGCACCACGGTCGAGCTGGCGGCGTTCCCGCTGGGCCCGGACGCCTCCGGACCGATCCGGTTCCGCCGCATCGAGATCTACGCAGCCGATGCGCGCATCTACGTAGTTGATGCCGACGGCACGCGCGAGATACCGCGCAGCCGCCGCGTGCACCTGCTCGGTGCCAGCGCCGACGGCGCCACCCGGGTGGGGCTGTCGTTCGACCCGGCATCCGCCGAGCCGCCGACCGGCAGCGGCACCGGCCCGGCCGGCCCGTTCATCCTGACCGCCCGGCGCGACGGCGGCGACTGGGCCCTGCAGGCGGTGTCGCCCGAAGCGGCCTTGCCCGAGGGCGTGGCGCCGGTCTTCACGCCGAACGAGGATACGGCGATCGGGCCCGAATACGTCGCGCCGGTGCTCGACCTCGCCGGCGCGGTTCCGACCGGTACCGGCTATGCCAGCGTGGCCGTCGTCGCGGTCGATACCGACACCGAGCTGCTCGCCGAGCGCTTCTCCGGCAATACCGTCCAGGCCACCGCCTGGATCGCCGACCTGTTCGCGCAGATGAACATCACCTACCAGCGCGACCTCAACGTGGCGCTGAAGCAGGGAACGACTTTCCTGCGCACCGCGAACGACCCCTACAACAACACCGACAGCCCGGCCAGCCAGGCGCAGCTGACCGAGTTCGGCAACTACTGGCAGGCCAACTACAGCGCCGGTGCCACGGCCGTCGCGCGCGGATTCGCGATGCTGCTGTCGGGCAAGTCCCCCAGCGGGAACAGCGCCTCGGGAATCGCCTGGCTCAATGCCTATTGCCGCACGACGAGCAGCGGCGGCAGCTACAGCGTCAACCAGGTGTTCACCAATCCCGGCATCGGCATACCGCTCAGCGCGTTCATCGTCGGGCACGAGCTCGGCCACAACTTCGGCGCGCACCACACCCACTGCGCCAGCACCAGCAACGGCAGCGGCCCGACCGGGACCAACACGATCGACCGCTGCTTCAACGGCGAGAGCGGCTGCTATACCGGCACGCCGACCTGCCCCGCCAGCGGGCCCGGCGCACCGCGCGGCAGCCTGATGAGCTATTGCCACATCGGCGCGCCCAACGGCGCCAACTGCGGGCAGAACGAGCTCCAGTTCCATCCCACCCACGCCATCCAGCTGCGCAGCCTGGTCGCGGCCAACACGCCGAGCTGCCTGCGCTCGGAGCTGATCTTCGCCAACGGCTTCCAGTAG
- the folD gene encoding bifunctional methylenetetrahydrofolate dehydrogenase/methenyltetrahydrofolate cyclohydrolase FolD: MSARLLDGKRIADELLDRIAVRVAARVESGRSRPGLAVILVGDDAASAVYVRNKRRACQRVGFTSHAYDLPSATPEGDLIALVDRLNADPEVHGILVQLPLPAHVDAPALINRIDPRKDVDGFQAENVGRLLLRQRGLRPCTSKGVMTLLAHTDQPVRGRHAVVVGVSNHVGRPLVLELLLAGSTTTVCHRFTDDLARYVSQGDIVVVAAGRPGLVKGEWIKPGAVVIDVGINRLEDGRLTGDVEFDAAAARASWITPVPGGVGPMTVATLMENTLEAAETFFS, from the coding sequence ATGAGCGCCAGGCTGCTGGACGGCAAACGCATCGCCGACGAACTGCTCGACCGCATTGCGGTACGGGTGGCGGCCCGTGTCGAGAGCGGCCGCTCGCGCCCGGGCCTGGCGGTGATCCTGGTCGGCGACGATGCCGCCTCGGCGGTCTACGTGCGCAACAAGCGGCGTGCCTGCCAGCGCGTCGGGTTCACGTCGCATGCCTACGACCTGCCGTCGGCCACGCCCGAGGGCGACCTGATCGCCCTGGTCGACCGCCTCAACGCCGACCCGGAGGTCCACGGCATCCTGGTCCAGCTGCCGCTGCCGGCGCACGTCGACGCTCCGGCGCTGATCAATCGCATCGACCCGCGCAAGGACGTCGACGGTTTCCAGGCCGAGAACGTCGGCCGCCTGCTGCTGCGCCAGCGCGGCCTGCGTCCGTGCACGTCCAAGGGCGTCATGACCCTGCTGGCGCATACTGACCAGCCGGTGCGCGGCCGTCATGCGGTCGTCGTCGGCGTCTCCAATCATGTCGGCCGGCCGCTGGTGCTGGAGCTGCTGCTGGCCGGGTCGACCACCACCGTCTGCCACCGCTTCACCGACGACCTGGCGCGCTACGTGTCGCAGGGCGACATCGTCGTGGTCGCCGCCGGGCGTCCGGGGCTGGTGAAGGGCGAATGGATCAAGCCCGGCGCGGTCGTGATCGATGTCGGCATCAACCGGCTCGAAGACGGCCGGCTGACCGGCGACGTCGAGTTCGATGCCGCGGCGGCGCGCGCGTCCTGGATCACGCCGGTACCGGGCGGCGTCGGCCCGATGACGGTCGCGACCTTGATGGAAAACACGCTCGAAGCCGCCGAAACCTTCTTTTCCTGA
- a CDS encoding TRAP transporter TatT component family protein: MPRRRSLNAFLLCAVLLGASGCASIVNRASQRMADNLTAGILNQDDVATARDGIPAYLLLIDGLIQGDPKNPGLLLAGARLYGAYGGGLVEDAARAKRLSGHAFDYARRAACITDAPLCAALDQPFEPFAAAVAKARDPALLFALASSWAGRIQANAEDWNAIADIPKVQALLDRVVAIDPNHAGGEPYLYLGVLATLRPASLGGQPEQGKAFFEKALALSQGRNQMVRVLYAEKYARLVFDRDLHDRLLNEAIDADPHAPGLTLINTLAQQRAAALLASGNDYF; this comes from the coding sequence ATGCCTCGTCGCCGATCGCTCAACGCCTTTCTGCTGTGCGCCGTCCTGCTCGGCGCATCCGGCTGCGCAAGCATCGTCAACCGTGCCAGCCAGCGGATGGCCGACAACCTGACGGCCGGCATCCTCAACCAGGACGACGTCGCCACCGCGCGCGACGGCATCCCGGCCTACCTGCTGCTGATCGACGGCCTGATCCAGGGCGACCCGAAGAACCCGGGCCTGCTGCTGGCGGGCGCGCGCCTCTACGGCGCCTACGGCGGCGGCCTGGTGGAGGACGCGGCTCGCGCCAAGCGCCTGTCCGGCCACGCGTTCGACTACGCGCGGCGGGCCGCCTGCATCACCGATGCGCCGCTGTGCGCCGCCTTGGACCAGCCGTTCGAGCCGTTCGCGGCGGCCGTCGCCAAGGCCCGCGACCCGGCGCTGCTGTTCGCGCTGGCCAGCAGCTGGGCCGGCCGCATCCAGGCCAACGCCGAGGACTGGAACGCCATCGCCGACATCCCGAAGGTGCAGGCGCTGCTCGACCGCGTCGTCGCGATCGACCCGAACCATGCCGGCGGCGAGCCGTACCTGTACCTGGGCGTGCTGGCCACGCTGCGGCCGGCCTCGCTCGGCGGCCAACCCGAGCAGGGCAAGGCCTTTTTCGAGAAGGCCCTTGCCTTGTCGCAGGGGCGCAACCAGATGGTGCGCGTTCTGTATGCCGAAAAGTACGCACGGCTGGTCTTCGACCGGGACCTGCACGACCGCCTGCTCAACGAGGCGATCGACGCGGACCCGCACGCGCCCGGCCTGACCCTGATCAACACGCTGGCGCAGCAGCGGGCCGCTGCGCTGCTGGCCTCCGGCAACGACTACTTCTAG
- the dctP gene encoding TRAP transporter substrate-binding protein DctP codes for MKLPIRPAWLRLAAAAVLALAGTAVQAATIRIATLAPDGTAWMREMRAGADAVKQKTEGRVEIKYFPGGVMGDSLTVLRKVKVGQLQGGAFTAGELAEVARDVQIYSLPFLFRNQDEVDQVRAKLDPALQASIRAAGFEPLGISGGGFAYLMSTRDLKSRDDLKAAKVWIPQGDKIAELAFRTAGITPIPLALSDVYTSLQTGLIDSAANTTAGAIAFQWHTKLKYMIDLPLSYVTGFLVVDSKSWDKIAEADRQVVSEEFAAVFKRLDAQNRLDNAAALDALKQAGMTINQPAAADGKSWEALGHESYQELIRQGGITADMQRQLEAALAAVRGAAR; via the coding sequence ATGAAACTTCCGATCCGCCCGGCCTGGCTGCGTCTCGCCGCGGCCGCGGTACTGGCCCTGGCCGGCACCGCCGTGCAGGCCGCGACGATCCGTATCGCGACCCTCGCGCCCGACGGCACCGCCTGGATGCGCGAGATGCGCGCCGGCGCCGATGCGGTCAAGCAGAAGACCGAGGGCCGTGTCGAGATCAAGTACTTCCCCGGCGGGGTGATGGGCGACTCGCTGACGGTCCTGCGCAAGGTCAAGGTCGGCCAGCTGCAGGGCGGCGCGTTCACCGCCGGCGAACTGGCCGAGGTGGCCAGGGACGTGCAGATCTACAGCCTGCCGTTCCTGTTCCGCAACCAGGACGAGGTGGACCAGGTCCGCGCCAAGCTCGACCCGGCCCTCCAGGCCTCGATCCGGGCCGCCGGCTTCGAGCCGCTCGGCATCAGCGGTGGCGGCTTCGCCTACCTGATGAGCACGCGCGACCTCAAGAGCCGCGACGACCTCAAGGCGGCCAAGGTCTGGATTCCGCAGGGCGACAAGATCGCCGAGCTGGCGTTCAGGACCGCCGGCATCACGCCGATTCCGCTGGCGCTGTCCGACGTCTACACCAGCCTGCAGACCGGCCTGATCGATTCGGCCGCCAACACCACCGCCGGTGCCATCGCCTTCCAGTGGCACACCAAGCTCAAGTACATGATCGACCTGCCGCTGAGCTACGTGACCGGCTTCCTGGTCGTCGACAGCAAGAGCTGGGACAAGATCGCCGAGGCCGACCGGCAGGTCGTCAGCGAGGAATTCGCCGCCGTCTTCAAGCGCCTGGATGCGCAGAACCGGCTCGACAACGCCGCCGCGCTCGATGCGCTCAAGCAAGCCGGCATGACGATCAACCAGCCGGCTGCGGCCGACGGCAAGAGCTGGGAGGCCCTGGGCCACGAGTCGTACCAGGAGCTGATCCGCCAGGGCGGCATCACGGCCGACATGCAGCGCCAGCTCGAAGCGGCGCTGGCCGCCGTGCGCGGCGCCGCCCGGTGA
- a CDS encoding TRAP transporter small permease, whose amino-acid sequence MSPGARRALAWLHRFEDGLIAVAVLVLVLVAGAQIVLRNLFETGIAWADPMLRALVLWTAMLGALAAARENRHIGLDIVTYFARGRFARVLRVIALGFAAVLSGLMAWYSITLVQLDLDSGAKAFAGVPVWLVEAILPVGFALLALRLAVQALLPPPNHAPVPEIAP is encoded by the coding sequence GTGAGCCCCGGCGCGCGCCGGGCCCTCGCCTGGCTGCACCGGTTCGAGGACGGCCTGATCGCCGTCGCGGTGCTGGTGCTGGTGCTGGTGGCCGGCGCGCAGATCGTCCTGCGCAACCTGTTCGAGACCGGCATCGCCTGGGCCGACCCGATGCTGCGCGCGCTGGTGCTGTGGACGGCGATGCTCGGCGCGCTGGCCGCGGCCCGCGAGAACCGCCACATCGGCCTGGACATCGTCACCTATTTCGCGCGCGGCCGGTTCGCGCGCGTGCTGCGCGTGATCGCGCTCGGCTTCGCCGCGGTGCTCTCGGGCCTGATGGCCTGGTACAGCATCACCCTGGTGCAACTGGACCTGGATTCCGGCGCGAAGGCATTCGCCGGCGTGCCGGTGTGGCTGGTGGAGGCGATCCTGCCGGTCGGCTTCGCGCTGCTGGCGCTGCGCCTGGCGGTGCAGGCGCTGCTGCCGCCGCCGAACCATGCGCCGGTCCCGGAGATCGCGCCGTGA
- a CDS encoding TRAP transporter large permease has product MTTVLLVLVLLLLALAGAPLFALIAAIALVGFHFAGQDGAVVAIEFYRLADMPALVAIPLFTLAGYLLAESGAPKRLVRVSNALLGWLPGGLAIVAIIACALFTAFTGATGVTIVALGAVLFPALMQARYGERFSLGLLTAAGSLGLILVPSMPLILYGVVAQQFHTTPPVTVDALFRAGVLPCALMVVLLSVYSVWHARRAGVVTGSTSGRELAAALRDAAWEIPLPFVILIGIYTGVLAASEAAAVMALYVLVVTVVIRREIPLRRLPAVLREAMTLVGSILVILGFSLALTNWLIDTGVPERLFDAIKGSIESKTTFLLVLNLFLLVFGMLLEGFPAIVILVPLVLPVALGYGIDPIHLGIIFLANLQLAIFLPPVGLNLFIASLRFGRPVMTLVRASLPFFLILLLAVLIITYWPGLSLALV; this is encoded by the coding sequence GTGACCACCGTGCTGCTCGTGCTCGTCCTGCTGCTGCTGGCGCTGGCCGGTGCACCGCTGTTCGCGCTGATCGCGGCGATCGCCCTGGTCGGCTTCCATTTCGCCGGGCAGGACGGCGCCGTCGTCGCGATCGAGTTCTACCGGCTGGCCGACATGCCGGCCCTGGTCGCGATCCCGCTGTTCACGCTGGCCGGCTACCTGCTCGCCGAGAGCGGCGCGCCCAAGCGCCTGGTGCGCGTCAGCAACGCCTTGCTCGGCTGGCTGCCCGGCGGCCTGGCGATCGTCGCGATCATCGCCTGCGCGCTGTTCACCGCGTTCACCGGCGCCACCGGCGTGACGATCGTCGCGCTCGGCGCGGTGCTGTTCCCTGCGCTGATGCAGGCGCGCTACGGCGAGCGGTTCTCGCTGGGCCTGCTGACCGCGGCCGGCAGCCTGGGCCTGATCCTGGTGCCGTCGATGCCGCTGATCCTCTACGGCGTCGTCGCCCAGCAGTTCCACACCACGCCGCCGGTCACCGTCGACGCCCTGTTCCGTGCCGGCGTGCTGCCGTGTGCGCTGATGGTCGTGCTGCTGTCGGTCTACAGCGTCTGGCACGCGCGCCGGGCCGGTGTCGTCACCGGATCGACCAGCGGCCGCGAACTGGCCGCCGCGCTGCGCGACGCCGCCTGGGAAATCCCGCTGCCGTTCGTGATCCTGATCGGCATCTATACCGGCGTGCTGGCCGCCTCGGAGGCGGCAGCGGTGATGGCGCTGTACGTGCTGGTCGTCACCGTGGTGATCCGCCGGGAGATCCCGTTGCGGCGGCTGCCGGCGGTGCTGCGCGAGGCGATGACCCTGGTCGGCTCGATCCTGGTGATCCTCGGCTTCTCGCTGGCGCTGACCAACTGGCTGATCGACACCGGCGTGCCCGAGCGCCTGTTCGACGCGATCAAGGGCAGCATCGAGAGCAAGACCACGTTCCTGCTGGTGCTGAACCTGTTCCTGCTGGTCTTCGGCATGCTGCTCGAAGGTTTTCCGGCCATCGTGATCCTGGTGCCGCTGGTGCTGCCGGTCGCGCTCGGCTACGGCATCGACCCGATCCACCTCGGCATCATCTTCCTGGCCAACCTGCAGCTGGCGATCTTCCTGCCGCCAGTCGGCCTGAACCTGTTCATCGCCAGCCTGCGCTTCGGCCGGCCGGTGATGACCCTGGTGCGCGCCAGCCTGCCGTTCTTCCTGATCCTGCTGCTGGCGGTGCTGATCATCACGTACTGGCCGGGGCTGTCGCTGGCCCTGGTCTGA
- a CDS encoding S1 family peptidase, producing MRPLPLLAVLLALSGPAAGADEAPTIVGGELSARWPGIGALMHGPLFGCTAFLVGPDLVITAAHCIGSDTVAPPDVFFTGPDRDHVLNSYPIATITPHPAYDPATAAFDLAVIRLAEPAVEAVIEVRTTPLTNADIGLPVWMAGYGRDENAQSERKRIGATTIAELIPDNVVVDGLPQGCFGDSGSPLFTAGGGAQPVALGVASFISHENCRGSTYYQRIDRALPFLLGFEGLCVEGSLCSDALFADDFGG from the coding sequence ATGCGCCCCCTGCCCCTGCTGGCCGTCCTGCTGGCCCTCTCCGGCCCCGCGGCCGGTGCCGACGAAGCGCCGACGATCGTCGGCGGCGAGCTTTCCGCCCGCTGGCCCGGCATCGGCGCGCTGATGCACGGCCCTCTCTTCGGCTGCACGGCGTTCCTGGTCGGCCCGGACCTGGTCATCACCGCGGCGCACTGCATCGGCTCGGACACGGTGGCGCCGCCGGACGTCTTCTTCACCGGGCCGGACCGCGACCACGTGCTCAACAGCTATCCGATCGCCACGATCACGCCGCACCCGGCCTACGACCCGGCCACCGCCGCGTTCGACCTGGCCGTGATCCGGCTGGCCGAGCCGGCGGTGGAGGCCGTGATCGAGGTCCGCACGACGCCGCTGACGAACGCCGACATCGGCCTCCCGGTGTGGATGGCCGGCTACGGACGCGACGAGAACGCCCAGTCGGAGCGCAAGCGCATCGGTGCGACGACGATCGCGGAGCTGATCCCCGACAATGTCGTCGTCGACGGCCTGCCGCAGGGATGTTTCGGCGACAGCGGCAGCCCGCTGTTCACGGCCGGGGGCGGTGCGCAGCCGGTGGCGCTCGGCGTCGCCAGCTTCATCAGCCACGAAAACTGCCGCGGCAGCACCTACTACCAGCGGATCGACCGGGCGCTGCCGTTCCTGCTCGGCTTCGAAGGACTCTGCGTCGAAGGCAGCCTCTGCAGTGACGCGCTGTTCGCCGACGATTTCGGCGGCTGA